The genomic DNA TTCGAGCAGCAGCAGTCCAACACCAAGTTCTTCGATCCCGACTTCAAGTCCTGCACCAAGTTCATCGCCACCGTCGCGGAGCAGCGCTTCGGCTTCAATCCGCGCCCGGTGGCGGAATTGATCGAGTGGGCCGATATCATCGACGGCGCCCAGTACCAGGACGCCGCCACCGCCGTGGAAATGAAGCAGCCGGCGCCCCAGCTCACCCTGGCTATCGAGGCCACCAAGGACCCCGGCTTCGTTCCCCGGCTCATCCCCCTGCTGGTGAGCCGGCCGCTGGCCGCCATCGTGCAGGAGCCCTTCGTGGCCGGCCTGCTGCCGCCGCTGCTGGAGCGGCACCGCAACTCCATCGCGATCGTGCGCCAGCGCGCCGAGTGCAAGCAGGGCACCGTCTTCTTCGACGTCACCGACCAGGACCTGGAGGGCTACAACAAGTTCATCCCCTACTATTTGCATCCCGAGTGCACCTACAGCGTGGGATTGAGCAAGAGCAGCTTTCGGACTAAGGTGGCGGTGGGTTCCAATCCCTGGGCGCGGGCGGAGAAGCTGGTGAACCTGGCGCTGATCTGCGAGCGCTACGGCGGCGGCGGGCATGCGCGCGTGGGCGCCATCTCCTTTCCGGTGGACCAGGAAGAGCAGGCGCGGCAGGCAGCGCGGGAGATCGTGGCCGAGCTCCGGACCGGCGCCGGCGACCGCAGTTCGTAGCCGCCGGTCAGAGCCGGGGTCGGGCCTGGGTGGGGTATGCAACGAAAAGTGTTCTGGCTCCTCTTTCTAGGGTTGGGGCTGCTGGCCGACTTCACGCTGCCGCTGATGTGGGGCCTGCTGGCCACGGTTCCCATCGTTCTCCTGAGCTGGTGGGTCGCGTACCGCAGCGGATGGGTGGAATGAACCGCGGCGGGGAGCGGCTCAGTGAGCGAGCTGGGCCGCCTGCGCGCGCAGCCAGTCCTTGATGCGCGCGCGGCCTTCATCGGCGTAGTCGAAGCGCACTCCGATCATGTCGCCTTTGCGCCACCACACCACGGCGTGGATGCTGGTGGGCTGCTCGGAAGGCAGGACGAATTCCAGCTCCACCGGTTGCGAGATCTTCACCGCGCCCGCCAGTTGCAGGGACATGCCGCCGGCGGAGATCTCGCGGGTGGTTCCGGTGGCGGTGGCGCCTTCGGGGGTACGCACCGTCACCGCCGCGACGATGGGGACGCGGCGGTCGCGGCGCAGCTTGTGGACCTCGGCGATGTCGCCGGCGTGCAGTTCGCCGTCGGGGCGGGCGCGGGTGCGCAGCGTGGGAGGCGGAACCCCCGGCTCCTGGCCTTCGGGCGACGGCGCCGCGCGCGCGCCCAGCCGCAACATCACGTAGACCAGGCCTCCGCAGGCGGCCACTCCGGCCGCCACCAGGGCCAGGTTCCATCCCATCGCGAGTTGTAGCACGAGCAGGGCGGCGCTTGCGGACCCCATTGCTGCTCTCCTAGGAGATTGAGGAATCTATAGCACAGAAAGTGGCCGCAAGTCGCGGCCGATTTCTGGCCGTGCGGTGCCGCCGGCGATGCCTCCGCCGGCGCGCGGCCAGCAGGAGTGCATTCGCTCCACGAGGCGGGCGCCGGCTGGTCCCGAAAGCGCGTTCCCGCCATGCCGGCAAACTGACGTGGGATAATGGGTTCACGTCGCATGGGCCCCGTAGCTCAGATGGATAGAGCAGCGGTTTCCTAAACCGCGGGTCGGCAGTTCGACTCTGCCCGGGGCCTCCAGCCTTCTCGTCTAGTGATGGCGATGGTGGTGGTCGTCGTCGCGGTCGCGGTGACGCCGTCCGCCGCCATGGCCATCGCGGTGGCCCGAGCCGCGACCCTCGTGCTGGTGCCGCGTGCGTCCGCAGCTATAACAGCCAGGAGAATGAGTGGAGGACGGAGAATAGCCGTTGTGGTAGCCGACGCATCCCAGCGAGGGAAGCAGGAGAGCCAGCAGCGAGCCCAGGAGCATGCGCTTCATGAGTCCTCCAGCCAGGGCCGGAAAGCTGGGGGAGAATCCCGAACTCCGGCCACAAGTGGAACGCTGGCTGCCGGGCTTCTTGCGGCAGCGAGGTGAGCCCCGCCCGCTGCCAGGGCCCCGGGGGTGTTACCTTGGTTTCTTCCCGCCGTGACCGGGTTGTGGTAGCGTGTTGGCCCCAGGGCTCGTGACCGGCGCGAGCTGCCCTATCCCCCGAAAACCGCGGTCTGCCTGGGCCGTCCAGACCGGCGTCCATCCCCGGATACGGGGGCCTGGGCGCGAAGACGAGGTATAATCTGCCATCGTGATCCGCTACTCCATCGTCGTCCCGTTTCACAACGAAGAGGAGAACGTCACCGTCCTCTATGACCGCCTCAAGGCGGTGATGGAGGCCACGGGCGAGACCTTCGAGATGGTCTTCGTGGACGACGGCTCGCGCGACGCCACTTTCCGCCTGCTGCAGGAGATCGCAGCGGTGGACAGCCGGGTGGTGGTGGTGAAGC from Terriglobales bacterium includes the following:
- a CDS encoding phosphoesterase, which codes for MRVRVFYHDKCFDGAASAGLFTRFYRERIRDNAEFQFTGLVHRAGALFDESQFDGDENAIVDFKYSTSPRITWWFDHHQSAFLTPADASHFEQQQSNTKFFDPDFKSCTKFIATVAEQRFGFNPRPVAELIEWADIIDGAQYQDAATAVEMKQPAPQLTLAIEATKDPGFVPRLIPLLVSRPLAAIVQEPFVAGLLPPLLERHRNSIAIVRQRAECKQGTVFFDVTDQDLEGYNKFIPYYLHPECTYSVGLSKSSFRTKVAVGSNPWARAEKLVNLALICERYGGGGHARVGAISFPVDQEEQARQAAREIVAELRTGAGDRSS
- a CDS encoding PilZ domain-containing protein; this translates as MGSASAALLVLQLAMGWNLALVAAGVAACGGLVYVMLRLGARAAPSPEGQEPGVPPPTLRTRARPDGELHAGDIAEVHKLRRDRRVPIVAAVTVRTPEGATATGTTREISAGGMSLQLAGAVKISQPVELEFVLPSEQPTSIHAVVWWRKGDMIGVRFDYADEGRARIKDWLRAQAAQLAH